In the Telopea speciosissima isolate NSW1024214 ecotype Mountain lineage chromosome 2, Tspe_v1, whole genome shotgun sequence genome, one interval contains:
- the LOC122652344 gene encoding pentatricopeptide repeat-containing protein At5g61990, mitochondrial isoform X2, producing the protein MGMLGEAADAFLAAKNGNVLPSLRCCNSLLKDLLKDNMIGMFWKVYDGMSEAKISPDVYTYTSLIGALCKTGNIKEAKRVLFEMGEKGCSPSSVTYNVVIGGLCRAGDLYDAFELKKSMVEKGLVPDSYTYTTLINGFCNKKRFEEAKLMLAEMPEKGLNPGHYPYMALMDGFMREGDIEEAFKIKDEMLTGGVQLNLDTYNILVHGVCKARKMEKAHQLLNEMIERGWLPDSRTYTLLIEGYCRVQNMGRAFELLDEMKRRNLSPSMRTYSVIINGLCQRGDFPQVNGVLSEMVSRGFKPNAVVYTTLITGYCREGKIEEATRVLKEMSEKGVEPDVFCYNSLLIGLCKARKMEEARTYLEEMVERGLNPNVFTYGAFIEGYSNSGEMLEAGRYFCEMLERGLVPNDAIYTLLISGHCRAGKGEEALSTYRNMLGRGILPDLKTYSVLIHGLSDNGNVQEAIGVFLELQEHGLSPDAFIYNSLIFGFSKQGENLKALKLCDEMREKGIEPSIITLNALINGLSKSGDLKRARELFDSISGIGLVPNTVTYTTMIDGYCKSGYVTEAFNLFNEMLLKGIPPDSFLYSALVDGCCKEGNMTKAMELFHEMLKKGFATTRAFNTLIHGFSKIGELHEANRLLEEMTDKKVVPDNVTYTILIDCYCKLGMMEDANRLLLEMQEKNLIPNAVTYTSLIDSYMRQGNSSKATELFEEMVAKGIKPDEVTFGVMENALYKEKELIQVILLVIMISILLLSIFFLLLQLYHMGYCWMQYAILQFHHIIISTPRLFS; encoded by the coding sequence ATGGGTATGTTGGGGGAAGCTGCTGATGCATTTTTAGCTGCTAAAAATGGCAATGTTTTGCCTAGTTTACGGTGCTGTAATTCTCTCTTGAAAGATCTGTTGAAGGATAATATGATTGGGATGTTTTGGAAGGTCTATGATGGAATGTCGGAGGCCAAAATATCTCCTGATGTTTACACATATACCAGTTTGATTGGAGCTTTATGCAAGACAGGGAACATCAAGGAGGCAAAGAGGGTTCTTTTTGAAATGGGGGAGAAGGGTTGCAGTCCCAGCTCGGTTACTTACAATGTGGTTATTGGAGGTTTATGTAGGGCTGGGGATCTTTATGATGCTTTTGAGTTGAAAAAATCCATGGTAGAGAAAGGTTTGGTCCCGGATAGCTATACATACACCACGCTTATTAATGGGTTTTGCAATAAGAAGAGGTTTGAAGAAGCAAAACTGATGTTAGCGGAGATGCCTGAAAAGGGTCTGAATCCTGGTCATTATCCCTACATGGCTTTGATGGATGGGTTCATGAgagaaggtgacatagaagaGGCTTTCAAAATTAAGGACGAGATGCTGACAGGGGGTGTTCAACTCAATCTTGACACATATAACATTCTTGTTCATGGGGTTTGTAAAGCTCGGAAAATGGAAAAGGCACACCAACTCTTGAATGAGATGATTGAAAGAGGATGGTTACCTGATTCCAGGACATATACTTTATTGATTGAAGGCTACTGTCGAGTGCAGAATATGGGCCGGGCCTTTGAGCTACTTGATGAGATGAAGAGGCGGAATTTATCACCCTCAATGCGGACTTACAGTGTAATAATTAATGGGCTATGCCAACGTGGGGATTTCCCTCAAGTTAATGGTGTTTTGTCAGAAATGGTTTCTAGGGGTTTCAAGCCTAACGCTGTTGTGTACACAACTCTTATTACAGGTTACTGTCGTGAAGGTAAAATTGAAGAGGCAACGAGGGTCTTAAAGGAAATGAGTGAGAAAGGGGTTGAACCTGATGTATTCTGCTACAATTCTCTTCTAATTGGCCTCTGCAAAGCCAGGAAgatggaagaagcaagaactTACTTAGAGGAAATGGTGGAGAGGGGGTTGAATCCAAATGTTTTTACTTATGGGGCTTTCATCGAAGGCTATAGTAACTCCGGTGAAATGCTGGAGGCTGGCAGGTATTTTTGTGAGATGCTAGAACGTGGTCTGGTGCCAAATGATGCTATTTATACACTCTTAATTAGTGGGCATTGTAGAGCAGGGAAGGGAGAGGAGGCATTGTCAACATATCGAAATATGCTTGGACGAGGGATTCTCCCAGACCTAAAAACTTATAGTGTACTCATTCATGGTCTCTCGGACAATGGAAACGTTCAAGAGGCTATAGGGGTCTTCTTGGAACTTCAAGAGCATGGTTTGTCTCCTGATGCTTTCATTTACAATTCACTTATCTTTGGGTTCTCCAAGCAAGGTGAAAATCTAAAAGCTCTCAAACTTTGTGATGAGATGCGTGAGAAGGGTATTGAACCAAGCATAATTACTTTAAATGCATTGATCAATGGCTTAAGCAAGTCGGGTGATCTTAAGAGAGCTAGAGAACTGTTTGACAGCATCTCAGGAATAGGTTTAGTGCCCAACACTGTGACTTACACCACAATGATAGATGGCTACTGTAAATCAGGATATGTTACTGAGGCATTTAATTTATTCAATGAGATGCTGTTAAAGGGGATCCCTCCTGACAGTTTTCTTTACAGTGCACTGGTTGATGGTTGCTGCAAGGAAGGTAACATGACGAAGGCTATGGAATTGTTTCATGAAATGTTGAAGAAGGGCTTTGCTACTACACGTGCTTTCAACACTTTAATTCATGGGTTCTCAAAGATTGGAGAGCTGCATGAAGCCAACAGATTGTTGGAAGAGATGACTGATAAGAAGGTCGTACCTGACAACGTGACGTACACGATTCTGATTGACTGCTACTGCAAGTTGGGGATGATGGAGGATGCAAACCGGCTCCTATTGGAGATGCAGGAAAAGAATCTAATACCAAATGCTGTAACATACACATCACTAATAGACAGTTACATGAGGCAAGGTAACTCATCAAAGGCAACGGAATTATTTGAGGAGATGGTGGCAAAGGGCATAAAGCCAGATGAAGTCACCTTTGGTGTAATGGAAAATGCTCtatacaaagaaaaggaattgattCAGGTAATTTTATTAGTAATTATGATCTCAATTTTGTTGTTGTCAATATTCTTTTTATTGCTACAATTATACCACATGGGGTACTGTTGGATGCAATATGCCATCCTACAGTTTCATCACATTATCATATCGACTCCGAGATTGTTCAGCTAG
- the LOC122652344 gene encoding pentatricopeptide repeat-containing protein At5g61990, mitochondrial isoform X1, whose protein sequence is MLMVGIQAKNMWKFSQKSPFRSIVRNEFNRTRLASHKSSGFCSSGPTEDNEEYSREICNLLKFDNWEILMQSSDIPKKLNPEVVSNVLHHNQVGYPKRIIDFFYWSEAQMGVPQNLALYSILAVNLCKTNSFGPANRLLERMIITHRAPSAIVASILCSYRNCEGASAKVFDILIDTYKKMGMLGEAADAFLAAKNGNVLPSLRCCNSLLKDLLKDNMIGMFWKVYDGMSEAKISPDVYTYTSLIGALCKTGNIKEAKRVLFEMGEKGCSPSSVTYNVVIGGLCRAGDLYDAFELKKSMVEKGLVPDSYTYTTLINGFCNKKRFEEAKLMLAEMPEKGLNPGHYPYMALMDGFMREGDIEEAFKIKDEMLTGGVQLNLDTYNILVHGVCKARKMEKAHQLLNEMIERGWLPDSRTYTLLIEGYCRVQNMGRAFELLDEMKRRNLSPSMRTYSVIINGLCQRGDFPQVNGVLSEMVSRGFKPNAVVYTTLITGYCREGKIEEATRVLKEMSEKGVEPDVFCYNSLLIGLCKARKMEEARTYLEEMVERGLNPNVFTYGAFIEGYSNSGEMLEAGRYFCEMLERGLVPNDAIYTLLISGHCRAGKGEEALSTYRNMLGRGILPDLKTYSVLIHGLSDNGNVQEAIGVFLELQEHGLSPDAFIYNSLIFGFSKQGENLKALKLCDEMREKGIEPSIITLNALINGLSKSGDLKRARELFDSISGIGLVPNTVTYTTMIDGYCKSGYVTEAFNLFNEMLLKGIPPDSFLYSALVDGCCKEGNMTKAMELFHEMLKKGFATTRAFNTLIHGFSKIGELHEANRLLEEMTDKKVVPDNVTYTILIDCYCKLGMMEDANRLLLEMQEKNLIPNAVTYTSLIDSYMRQGNSSKATELFEEMVAKGIKPDEVTFGVMENALYKEKELIQVILLVSA, encoded by the coding sequence ATGTTGATGGTAGGAATACAAGCAAAAAATATGTGGAAATTCTCACAAAAAAGTCCTTTTCGTTCCATAGTTCGAAATGAGTTCAATAGAACAAGACTGGCTTCTCACAAATCCTCTGGGTTCTGTAGCTCAGGACCCACCGAAGATAACGAGGAGTATTCTCGCGAGATCTGCAATCTTCTTAAATTCGACAATTGGGAGATTCTGATGCAATCATCGGACATACCGAAGAAGCTGAACCCAGAAGTAGTTTCAAATGTTCTTCATCATAATCAGGTGGGTTATCCTAAACGCATTATCGATTTCTTCTACTGGTCTGAAGCTCAAATGGGTGTCCCTCAAAATTTGGCTTTGTATTCAATTCTGGCCGTGAATCTGTGTAAGACTAACTCTTTTGGACCTGCCAATCGTTTGCTAGAACGAATGATAATAACCCATCGGGCCCCCTCAGCTATTGTGGCTTCTATACTTTGCAGCTATAGAAACTGTGAAGGTGCTAGCGCTAAGGTGTTTGATATATTAATTGACACTTACAAGAAGATGGGTATGTTGGGGGAAGCTGCTGATGCATTTTTAGCTGCTAAAAATGGCAATGTTTTGCCTAGTTTACGGTGCTGTAATTCTCTCTTGAAAGATCTGTTGAAGGATAATATGATTGGGATGTTTTGGAAGGTCTATGATGGAATGTCGGAGGCCAAAATATCTCCTGATGTTTACACATATACCAGTTTGATTGGAGCTTTATGCAAGACAGGGAACATCAAGGAGGCAAAGAGGGTTCTTTTTGAAATGGGGGAGAAGGGTTGCAGTCCCAGCTCGGTTACTTACAATGTGGTTATTGGAGGTTTATGTAGGGCTGGGGATCTTTATGATGCTTTTGAGTTGAAAAAATCCATGGTAGAGAAAGGTTTGGTCCCGGATAGCTATACATACACCACGCTTATTAATGGGTTTTGCAATAAGAAGAGGTTTGAAGAAGCAAAACTGATGTTAGCGGAGATGCCTGAAAAGGGTCTGAATCCTGGTCATTATCCCTACATGGCTTTGATGGATGGGTTCATGAgagaaggtgacatagaagaGGCTTTCAAAATTAAGGACGAGATGCTGACAGGGGGTGTTCAACTCAATCTTGACACATATAACATTCTTGTTCATGGGGTTTGTAAAGCTCGGAAAATGGAAAAGGCACACCAACTCTTGAATGAGATGATTGAAAGAGGATGGTTACCTGATTCCAGGACATATACTTTATTGATTGAAGGCTACTGTCGAGTGCAGAATATGGGCCGGGCCTTTGAGCTACTTGATGAGATGAAGAGGCGGAATTTATCACCCTCAATGCGGACTTACAGTGTAATAATTAATGGGCTATGCCAACGTGGGGATTTCCCTCAAGTTAATGGTGTTTTGTCAGAAATGGTTTCTAGGGGTTTCAAGCCTAACGCTGTTGTGTACACAACTCTTATTACAGGTTACTGTCGTGAAGGTAAAATTGAAGAGGCAACGAGGGTCTTAAAGGAAATGAGTGAGAAAGGGGTTGAACCTGATGTATTCTGCTACAATTCTCTTCTAATTGGCCTCTGCAAAGCCAGGAAgatggaagaagcaagaactTACTTAGAGGAAATGGTGGAGAGGGGGTTGAATCCAAATGTTTTTACTTATGGGGCTTTCATCGAAGGCTATAGTAACTCCGGTGAAATGCTGGAGGCTGGCAGGTATTTTTGTGAGATGCTAGAACGTGGTCTGGTGCCAAATGATGCTATTTATACACTCTTAATTAGTGGGCATTGTAGAGCAGGGAAGGGAGAGGAGGCATTGTCAACATATCGAAATATGCTTGGACGAGGGATTCTCCCAGACCTAAAAACTTATAGTGTACTCATTCATGGTCTCTCGGACAATGGAAACGTTCAAGAGGCTATAGGGGTCTTCTTGGAACTTCAAGAGCATGGTTTGTCTCCTGATGCTTTCATTTACAATTCACTTATCTTTGGGTTCTCCAAGCAAGGTGAAAATCTAAAAGCTCTCAAACTTTGTGATGAGATGCGTGAGAAGGGTATTGAACCAAGCATAATTACTTTAAATGCATTGATCAATGGCTTAAGCAAGTCGGGTGATCTTAAGAGAGCTAGAGAACTGTTTGACAGCATCTCAGGAATAGGTTTAGTGCCCAACACTGTGACTTACACCACAATGATAGATGGCTACTGTAAATCAGGATATGTTACTGAGGCATTTAATTTATTCAATGAGATGCTGTTAAAGGGGATCCCTCCTGACAGTTTTCTTTACAGTGCACTGGTTGATGGTTGCTGCAAGGAAGGTAACATGACGAAGGCTATGGAATTGTTTCATGAAATGTTGAAGAAGGGCTTTGCTACTACACGTGCTTTCAACACTTTAATTCATGGGTTCTCAAAGATTGGAGAGCTGCATGAAGCCAACAGATTGTTGGAAGAGATGACTGATAAGAAGGTCGTACCTGACAACGTGACGTACACGATTCTGATTGACTGCTACTGCAAGTTGGGGATGATGGAGGATGCAAACCGGCTCCTATTGGAGATGCAGGAAAAGAATCTAATACCAAATGCTGTAACATACACATCACTAATAGACAGTTACATGAGGCAAGGTAACTCATCAAAGGCAACGGAATTATTTGAGGAGATGGTGGCAAAGGGCATAAAGCCAGATGAAGTCACCTTTGGTGTAATGGAAAATGCTCtatacaaagaaaaggaattgattCAGGTAATTTTATTAGTA
- the LOC122651156 gene encoding uncharacterized protein LOC122651156 → MVFGSRSWTGEEVVKTAQKACGEFLDACNNQASSRTVSVLVSNPLSFDDVVIGEALAIREGLLEAISEGTLSVMVESDSLQVISYLQDPLKPADLKVAPILEDIRHIVSYLDVCSFVFISRAANSIADSLARRALSVSGRMVWPISDPWLAEVTVSDTRSSSRSLQ, encoded by the exons ATGGTCTTTGGAAGCAGATCTTGGACAGGGGAGGAAGTTGTAAAAACAGCCCAAAAAGCTTGTGGTGAGTTCTTGGATGCTTGCAACAACCAAGCCTCTTCTCGGACTGTTTCTGTGCTTG TCTCCAACCCTCTCTCCTTTGATGATGTTGTGATTGGAGAGGCCTTGGCTATTCGAGAGGGTCTGTTGGAGGCGATTTCTGAGGGTACTCTCTCGGTCATGGTAGAGAGTGATAGTTTGCAGGTCATTTCTTATCTCCAGGACCCGTTGAAGCCGGCTGATTTGAAGGTGGCACCGATCCTGGAAGATATTAGGCACATCGTGTCTTATTTGGATGTTTGTAGTTTTGTCTTTATTTCAAGGGCTGCTAACTCTATTGCAGATTCCCTTGCCAGGAGGGCCCTATCTGTTTCGGGAAGGATGGTTTGGCCCATTTCTGATCCCTGGTTAGCTGAGGTTACTGTCTCAGACACCAGGAGTTCCTCCCGTTCTCTTCAATAA